A DNA window from Vagococcus penaei contains the following coding sequences:
- a CDS encoding N(5)-(carboxyethyl)ornithine synthase, protein MKLGFIKSSFPNEQRVSLLPKHIKDFKNDIFIETGFGDSLNISDEEYRKKGVTILERSEIFFTCKAIFSLKLIQPSDYEYIRNNQIIIGWTHPKGSGKSFMINQAIPKKLVVVDLDNKRPKVFYDGKEYLPKWIPTDFIYQNSFYAGYAGTIHALISYGLFPTHEEKIAVLGSGNVSQGSFHAISKFSDNVRMFYRKTIPEFKEQIEKFDIIINGIDVGSEGVAIVTKKERKKIKEGCLIIDVAADVGNTIEDTDFTTIDNPIRYDSINKHYFYAVSNTPTLVYRNVSEVISEKFSKYIYAPKIEMFLDLIET, encoded by the coding sequence ATGAAACTAGGTTTTATTAAATCCAGTTTTCCAAATGAGCAAAGAGTATCATTGCTTCCAAAACACATTAAAGATTTTAAGAATGATATTTTTATTGAAACAGGTTTTGGTGACAGCTTAAATATATCGGATGAGGAATATAGAAAAAAAGGAGTTACGATATTAGAAAGAAGCGAGATATTTTTTACGTGTAAAGCTATATTTTCTTTAAAGTTAATACAACCAAGTGATTATGAATACATTCGAAACAATCAAATTATTATAGGTTGGACACATCCTAAGGGGTCAGGAAAGTCTTTTATGATAAATCAGGCTATTCCGAAAAAATTAGTTGTTGTTGATTTAGATAATAAAAGACCTAAAGTATTTTATGATGGAAAAGAATATCTACCAAAATGGATCCCAACAGATTTTATTTATCAAAACAGTTTTTATGCTGGTTATGCTGGTACAATTCATGCTTTAATAAGTTACGGATTGTTTCCGACTCATGAAGAAAAAATAGCGGTGCTAGGTTCTGGAAATGTTTCTCAGGGATCATTTCATGCGATATCCAAATTTTCTGATAACGTAAGAATGTTTTATAGAAAAACAATACCTGAATTTAAAGAGCAAATAGAAAAATTCGATATTATAATTAATGGAATAGATGTTGGCAGTGAAGGGGTGGCTATTGTTACTAAAAAGGAACGAAAAAAAATTAAAGAAGGTTGCTTGATTATTGATGTAGCTGCAGACGTTGGTAATACTATAGAAGATACAGATTTCACTACAATTGATAATCCAATAAGATATGATTCTATAAATAAACATTATTTTTACGCTGTTTCTAATACTCCTACATTAGTTTATAGAAACGTTAGCGAGGTTATTAGTGAAAAATTCAGTAAGTATATATATGCCCCAAAAATTGAAATGTTTTTAGATTTAATTGAGACATAA
- a CDS encoding ABC transporter permease, with the protein MIIPGIAFMIVFNYIPIYGIIIAFKNYTVVDSISSADWVGLENFRIIFEDTFFWEAVRNTLAISLLKLALGFFLPIILAVMIFEMKDGRLKKTIQTISYIPHFFSWIVLGGMLISWLSTSGFINQILMSVGLMDNGVNYLLEADKYWWIAVFSDLWKEVGWGTILYLAGMSKIDASYYEAARMDGATKLTQIRKITIPLLTPIISLNLILAVSGILGSNLDQTLVLMNAQNQNRSEVINSFVYKMGITQGDFSYATAVGLGVSVISIILVLVTNKITKKMNNGQSVIF; encoded by the coding sequence ATGATTATTCCTGGAATTGCATTCATGATTGTTTTTAATTATATTCCGATATACGGTATTATCATTGCTTTTAAAAATTATACAGTTGTCGATAGTATTTCTTCAGCTGATTGGGTTGGTCTAGAAAACTTTAGAATTATTTTTGAAGACACATTTTTTTGGGAAGCTGTAAGAAATACTTTAGCAATTAGTTTATTAAAATTAGCGCTTGGGTTCTTTTTACCGATTATTTTAGCAGTTATGATTTTTGAGATGAAAGATGGTCGTTTAAAAAAGACAATTCAAACCATTTCTTACATTCCTCACTTTTTCTCTTGGATTGTTTTAGGAGGAATGTTAATTAGTTGGCTATCAACATCAGGCTTTATTAATCAAATTTTAATGTCTGTTGGTCTGATGGATAATGGAGTCAATTATCTATTGGAAGCGGATAAATATTGGTGGATAGCAGTCTTCTCAGATTTGTGGAAAGAGGTCGGTTGGGGAACCATTTTGTATCTAGCCGGAATGTCTAAGATTGATGCTAGTTATTATGAAGCAGCACGTATGGATGGTGCAACTAAATTAACACAAATTAGAAAAATTACCATACCATTACTAACACCAATTATTTCATTAAATTTAATTTTAGCTGTTAGTGGTATTTTAGGGTCGAATTTAGATCAAACGTTAGTCTTAATGAATGCGCAAAACCAAAATCGTTCCGAAGTAATCAACTCATTTGTGTATAAGATGGGGATTACACAAGGAGATTTCTCTTACGCAACAGCCGTTGGTCTAGGTGTATCAGTTATTTCAATCATTTTAGTTTTAGTGACAAATAAAATTACGAAGAAAATGAATAATGGACAATCTGTAATCTTTTAA
- a CDS encoding carbohydrate ABC transporter permease, translated as MHKRKNENRVFSIINTVLLVTFALIIVVPIWNILVSSVSGDSGLGSSGLVLIPKNFTLENYRKVLADDSIPRALMISVLKTVIGAFTHVAFCAMVAYALSKRHLAGRSIYATMGVITMYFSGGMIPTYLLIRSLGLLDSFWVYIIPALFSYYDVIILMNFFRDVPVSLEESAKIDGASEFMIFRKIYLPLSKPALATILLFNGVSQWNDFMTTKLYITNEKLYPLQMKIYEIVVQSNMSAMNSGSTDVVFEATTRGVQLATIVITTLPILIIYPLLQKHFIGGMMAGAVKE; from the coding sequence ATGCATAAAAGAAAAAATGAAAATCGCGTATTCAGTATTATCAACACAGTTTTACTCGTCACATTTGCGTTAATTATTGTTGTCCCAATTTGGAATATTCTTGTTTCCTCTGTCAGTGGCGATTCTGGATTAGGTAGTTCTGGATTAGTATTAATACCGAAAAACTTTACGTTAGAGAATTATCGGAAGGTTTTAGCAGATGATAGTATCCCAAGAGCATTAATGATTTCCGTTTTGAAAACAGTTATCGGAGCATTTACTCATGTCGCATTTTGTGCGATGGTAGCCTATGCTTTGAGTAAGCGTCACCTTGCTGGTCGGAGTATCTATGCAACTATGGGTGTCATTACAATGTATTTTAGTGGTGGGATGATTCCAACTTACTTACTGATTCGATCACTGGGCTTATTAGATTCTTTCTGGGTATATATTATTCCGGCCCTGTTTAGTTATTATGATGTTATTATCTTAATGAATTTCTTCCGTGATGTGCCAGTATCACTTGAAGAATCTGCAAAAATTGATGGTGCTTCAGAATTTATGATTTTTAGAAAGATATATTTACCTTTATCCAAACCAGCATTGGCAACAATTTTATTATTTAATGGCGTGAGTCAGTGGAATGACTTTATGACTACGAAATTATATATTACGAATGAAAAATTGTATCCGCTTCAAATGAAAATATATGAAATTGTCGTTCAATCAAATATGAGCGCCATGAATAGCGGAAGTACCGATGTTGTGTTTGAAGCCACAACGCGTGGTGTACAGTTGGCAACAATTGTGATTACTACATTGCCAATTTTGATTATTTATCCATTGTTACAGAAACATTTTATTGGTGGCATGATGGCGGGAGCCGTAAAAGAATAA